In Drosophila subpulchrella strain 33 F10 #4 breed RU33 chromosome 3R, RU_Dsub_v1.1 Primary Assembly, whole genome shotgun sequence, the following are encoded in one genomic region:
- the LOC119554618 gene encoding glutamyl aminopeptidase, which yields MIITAKLVAIGLGLALTAFTVSTIVLAVQKSSLQSDLRDAQEKLDLLEAGLTSTAAPTTSSTASPGSTISTEPTADPGSTASPGSTASPATTAAPEEKIDYRLPGNLIPTHYDLYLFPNIETGEFSGQETITITVVGATDKIVLHSLNLNISSVAIMNTGSDTLEVLETTVDSVREFLIFQLSEQLPQGREVRLHIGFEGSMANKIVGLYSSSYLKEDETRKWIATSKFEPTYARQAFPCFDEPALKAEFTITLVHPSGEDYHALSNMNVDSSVNQGAFQEVTFAKSVPMSTYLACFIVSDFTSKQVDIDTKGIGETFTMSVYATPEQLDKVDLAVTIGKGVIEYYIDYFQIAYPLPKLDMAAIPDFVSGAMEHWGLVTYRETSLLYDAETSSASNKQRIASVIAHEFAHMWFGNLVTMNWWNDLWLNEGFASFIEYLGVDAVYPEWQMRDQFIVSTLHAVLTLDGTLGSHPIIQTVENPDQITEIFDTITYSKGASLVRMLEDFLGETTFRQAVTNYLNEYKYSTAETGNFFSEIDKLELGYNVTDIMLTWTVQMGLPVVTIEKVSDTEYKLTQKRFLSNPNDYNEDHEPSEFNYRWSIPITYTTSSESVVQRAWFYHSQSEITITVPSAVQWIKFNFDQVGYYRVNYDTDLWTALADQLVAEPSSFSAGDRAALLNDAFALADSTQLPYETAFELTRYLNKEADYVPWSVAASRLTSLKRTLYYTSSYAKYKKYATALIEPIYRDLTWTVGEDHLDNRLRVTALSAACSLGLESCLSEAGEQFNTWLAKPEDRPKADVRETVYYYGIQSVGSQEVWDTVWELFVNETDASEKAKLMYGLSAIPTPWILQRYIDLSWNEDYVRGQDYFTCLTYISANPAGEPLVWDYVRENWQRLVDRFGLNERYLGNLIPSITARFSTQTKLEEMEQFFAKYPEAGAGTAARVRALETVKNNIVWLAENLEGVDAWLDKQQL from the exons ATGATAATCACTGCCAAGTTGGTAGCCATTGGCCTGGGCCTCGCGCTCACGGCCTTCACCGTGTCGACAATTGTCCTGGCCGTCCAGAAGTCGAGTCTTCAGAGTGATTTACGCGATGCACAGGAGAAGTTGGACCTCCTCGAGGCGGGGCTTACGAGCACGGCTGCTCCGACAACCTCGAGCACTGCGAGTCCTGGCAGCACTATAAGCACAGAACCCACAGCTGATCCTGGAAGCACTGCTTCTCCAGGATCTACTGCCTCACCTGCCACCACTGCAGCTCCAGAAGAGAAAATAGACTACCGATTGCCCGGAAATCTGATACCCACCCACTACGATCTCTATCTGTTCCCCAACATCGAAACAGGGGAGTTCAGTGGTCAGGAGACCATTACAATCACCGTTGTAGGGGCCACCGACAAGATTGTCCTGCATTCCCTAAACTTGAACATTTCGAGTGTGGCCATAATGAACACGGGCAGTGATACTTTGGAGGTCCTGGAGACCACAGTGGATTCCGTCAGGGAGTTTCTGATTTTCCAGTTGAGTGAACAGCTACCACAGGGCAGAGAAGTGAGACTGCATATCGGATTCGAGGGATCGATGGCCAACAAGATAGTGGGTCTGTACAGTTCGTCGTATTTGAAGGAGGATGAGACCCGCAAGTGGATTGCCACCTCTAAGTTTGAGCCCACCTATGCTCGCCAGGCTTTTCCCTGCTTTGATGAACCGGCGCTGAAGGCCGAGTTCACCATTACCCTGGTTCATCCCTCCGGGGAGGATTACCATGCTCTGTCCAACATGAACGTGGATTCCAGTGTCAATCAGGGTGCCTTCCAGGAGGTCACCTTTGCGAAAAGTGTGCCCATGAGCACCTACCTGGCCTGCTTCATTGTCTCCGACTTCACTTCAAAGCAGGTGGACATCGACACAAAGGGCATTGGAGAAACCTTCACCATGAGCGTCTACGCCACTCCAGAGCAACTCGACAAGGTGGACCTCGCCGTGACGATTGGCAAGGGAGTCATCGAGTACTACATCGACTACTTCCAAATTGCGTATCCGCTGCCCAAACTTGACATGGCCGCCATTCCCGACTTTGTCTCCGGCGCCATGGAGCACTGGGGATTGGTCACGTACAGGGAAACTTCGCTATTGTACGACGCCGAAACGAGTTCGGCGTCCAATAAACAACGCATCGCCAGCGTGATTGCCCACGAATTCGCACACATGTGGTTCGGAAATTTGG TCACCATGAACTGGTGGAACGATCTGTGGCTAAATGAAGGCTTCGCTAGCTTTATCGAGTATCTCGGTGTGGACGCCGTCTACCCAGAGTGGCAAATG CGTGACCAATTCATCGTGAGCACCCTGCACGCCGTACTCACTTTAGATGGAACTCTGGGCTCCCATCCCATCATCCAGACGGTGGAGAATCCCGATCAGATCACTGAGATTTTCGACACCATCACTTACTCCAAGGGCGCCTCTTTGGTGCGCATGTTGGAGGATTTCTTGGGAGAGACCACCTTCCGTCAGGCAGTTACCAATTATCTAAATGAGTACAAATACTCCACGGCCGAAACGGGTAACTTCTTTTCAGAGATCGACAAACTGGAACTGGGCTACAATGTCACCGACATCATGCTGACATGGACGGTCCAG aTGGGTCTGCCAGTGGTCACGATCGAGAAGGTCTCCGACACGGAATACAAATTGACGCAGAAGCGCTTCTTGTCCAACCCGAACGACTATAACGAAGATCATGAGCCCTCGGAATTCAA CTACCGGTGGTCGATCCCCATCACATATACCACCAGTTCGGAGTCGGTGGTGCAGCGTGCGTGGTTTTATCACAGCCAGAGCGAAA TCACTATAACTGTTCCATCTGCCGTCCAGTGGATCAAGTTTAACTTCGATCAAGTGGGATATTATCGCGTTAATTACGATACCGATCTGTGGACCGCTCTGGCCGATCAACTGGTGGCTGAACCCAGCTCATTTAGCGCTGGAGATCGGGCTGCTCTTCTCAACGATGCCTTTGCCTTGGCTGATTCCACTCAGTTGCCCTATGAAACGGCCTTTGAGCTGACTAGGTATTTGAATAAGGAAGCTGACTATGTTCCCTGGAGTGTGGCTGCCTCTCGTTTGACTTCCCTGAAGAGAACCCTGTACTATACCAGCAGTTATGCCAAGTATAAGAAGTATGCCACTGCCTTGATTGAGCCCATTTATAGGGACTTGACCTGGACCGTTGGCGAGGATCACTTGGATAA TCGTCTTCGAGTCACCGCCCTGAGTGCCGCCTGCTCATTGGGTCTGGAGTCCTGCCTCTCGGAAGCCGGAGAGCAGTTCAATACCTGGCTGGCCAAGCCGGAGGATCGGCCCAAGGCCGATGTCCGTGAGACGGTCTACTACTATGGAATACAATCTGTGGGAAGCCAGGAGGTTTGGGATACAGTGTGGGAGCTGTTCGTTAACGAAACCGATGCCAGCGAGAAGGCCAAGCTGATGTACGGCCTCTCTGCCATTCCAACTCCTTGGATCCTGCAACGATACATTGATCTGTCCTGGAATGAGGATTACGTGAGGGGTCAGGACTACTTCACTTGCCTGACTTACATCTCTGCCAATCCAGCGGGTGAACCCCTGGTCTGGGACTATGTTCGCGAGAACTGGCAACGATTGGTGGATCGTTTTGGCCTAAACGAACGCTATCTGGGCAACCTCATACCCTCGATCACGGCTCGCTTCAGCACACAAACCAAGCTGGAGGAGATGGAGCAGTTCTTCGCCAAATATCCGGAGGCTGGAGCGGGAACAGCTGCCCGAGTCAGGGCTTTGGAGACGGTCAAGAACAACATCGTCTGGCTGGCCGAGAACCTGGAGGGCGTGGACGCCTGGCTGGACAAGCAGCAACTGTAG
- the LOC119563477 gene encoding wnt inhibitor of Dorsal protein has translation MLFAITLLLEVTSTFAGVLEPINYYQYTQYQAPLSWEDITGKGLKQALGSCQQSFQWQRWNCPSQDFVQKNSKPEEKSPNREDVYVAAISMAAIVHTLTKDCANGVIAGCGCTGNALNVPCAHEPSKALEQYVKQFGTGSGATAHNRRVVGALLERSLEQECRCKQPGPVQGNCQEEECVAVLKPFESIAQDLLQMYDDAIQLDSASSNLKIMWENIPLDSLVFMLDSPNYCEHDARGLWKGTRGRQCSKDGSGSLEERLSCQQLCRVCGYRVRSQHLRTERRCNCKLVWGFRLQCDVCVQLEKQFSCY, from the coding sequence ATGCTTTTTGCAATCACATTACTTCTGGAAGTTACCTCCACCTTCGCTGGAGTTTTGGAACCCATAAACTACTATCAGTACACCCAGTATCAAGCTCCACTCTCCTGGGAGGATATAACCGGAAAAGGATTAAAACAGGCTCTTGGAAGTTGCCAGCAGAGCTTCCAGTGGCAGCGATGGAACTGCCCTAGCCAGGATTTTGTACAAAAGAACTCCAAGCCAGAAGAGAAGTCTCCGAATAGGGAGGATGTCTATGTGGCGGCCATATCCATGGCAGCCATAGTTCACACTTTGACCAAGGATTGTGCGAATGGCGTGATCGCTGGATGTGGATGCACTGGGAACGCCTTGAATGTTCCTTGTGCCCATGAACCCTCCAAGGCACTGGAGCAGTACGTGAAGCAATTTGGAACAGGATCAGGAGCCACTGCTCACAATCGACGGGTGGTTGGAGCTCTTCTAGAAAGATCCCTGGAGCAGGAGTGCCGGTGCAAGCAGCCAGGACCTGTGCAGGGCAACTGCCAGGAGGAGGAGTGTGTGGCTGTCCTCAAGCCCTTCGAATCCATTGCCCAGGACCTCCTCCAAATGTACGACGATGCCATCCAACTGGACAGTGCCAGTAGCAATCTGAAGATCATGTGGGAGAACATTCCCCTCGACTCGCTCGTCTTCATGCTGGATTCGCCCAACTACTGTGAGCACGATGCCCGGGGATTGTGGAAGGGAACTCGTGGTCGCCAGTGCTCCAAGGATGGCAGCGGTTCTCTGGAGGAGCGCCTCTCCTGCCAGCAGCTGTGTCGCGTCTGCGGATATCGCGTTCGATCCCAGCACTTGCGAACCGAGCGGAGGTGCAACTGCAAGCTCGTATGGGGATTCCGACTCCAGTGCGATGTGTGCGTCCAGCTGGAAAAGCAGTTCTCCTGCTATTGA
- the LOC119552061 gene encoding uncharacterized protein LOC119552061, with product MNGHLVRFLLLCVLCSSLAFGQDSDTDGNQETSTASQEAARGLASSYEPEDKQALRKNSHIFMGIYKNYKSTYLGNKTTSEYKKRLRDRVSAPQMAENETPESLDPEQLDPKDSLVQEIRQDAQAQALMEAQTESPNYDDSESLAGKKRRKRKRKDRNKRREEVEAETDQPDSDPDLENETIQRYHVGPGLNVSLDMSNDIVHVKLDGENLKEIMGARWLTLDNSEEGRGKKYDMITKVLPLFILPFLIQSAIVPFLVTKLKLLLVKSILVGKLAIFLLIISAIKNGNKMVQSYEVPSYWAGEPSRRSELAAAASSAAAAYNGYRVEGKPTTWIS from the exons ATGAACGGCCACTTGGTGAGATTCCTTTTACTGTGCGTGCTCTGCAGCTCGCTGGCCTTTGGCCAGGATAGTGATACTGATGGCAACCAGGAGACATCCACCGCCAGCCAGGAGGCAGCCCGAGGATTGGCCAGCAGCTATGAGCCGGAGGACAAGCAGGCGCTGCGCAAGAACTCGCACATCTTCATGGGCATCTACAAGAACTACAAGAGCACCTATCTGGGCAACAAGACGACCAGTGAGTACAAAAAAAGGCTGCGAGATCGCGTGAGTGCCCCCCAAATGGCGGAGAACGAAACGCCTGAGTCATTGGATCCCGAACAGCTGGACCCTAAGGATTCACTGGTCCAAGAGATCCGTCAAGATGCCCAGGCGCAGGCTTTGATGGAGGCTCAAACCGAATCCCCAAATTACGATGATAGTGAATCCTTAGCTGGCAAAAAGCGGCGCAAACGCAAGCGCAAGGATCGCAACAAGCGGCGGGAGGAGGTGGAAGCCGAAACGGATCAACCtgatagtgatcctgacctAGAGAACGAGACCATACAGCGGTATCATGTGGGTCCTGGACTCAATGTCAGTCTGGACATGAGCAACGACATTGTGCACGTAAAGCTGGATGGCGAGAATCTCAAGGAGATCATGGGAGCTCGTTGGCTAACCCTAGATAATAGTGAAGAAG GTCGTGGCAAGAAGTACGACATGATCACCAAAGTCTTACCACTCTTCATCCTCCCCTTCCTCATCCAATCGGCCATTGTACCATTTCTGGTCACCAAGCTGAAGTTGCTCCTGGTCAAATCCATTCTGGTGGGCAAGCTGGCCATCTTCCTGCTGATCATCTCGGCCATCAAGAATGGCAACAAGATGGTCCAAAGTTACGAGGTGCCTTCATATTGGGCCGGCGAACCCAGTCGGAGGTCGGAGTTGGCCGCCGCTGCCTCCTCGGCGGCTGCCGCCTACAATGGCTATCGGGTTGAGGGCAAACCGACCACCTGGATCAGCTAG